In Ptychodera flava strain L36383 chromosome 6, AS_Pfla_20210202, whole genome shotgun sequence, the sequence aattttgaaatatggaccaagttgttctgtgtacagaaatttgctttagttcagtgagtgatctccgtgtgtacggatcatggagaattgtgcgTAGCTTCACATACTGTGGtgctttgtccaaaaatatcaaatcatagtacatgggaatctatttgggaaatattaacattttcccCATAAAAAACAAGTTATGTCTGTACATTGATATATACagttgataatttatgtaaatgtactatGCTTGAAAAGGTGGGTAAAAAGTACATGCTTgtacaataaatttgatttttggattccattaatgttgattcactatacatggtagtctacaggaaaaatatgaaaaaatttgttccaatataaaactaatagtatctgtgcatttatagatgtttgatacatgatataaatgtactcaTTAGCAAAGGGTGGTTATGAGtgtatatgtgtacaagaaatttaattttggaatttcaccgaaaatgttgattcactgtacatggtaatTGCCTGTGGTCATTGATGACGGTCATTGCCAGTGGTCACTGATGACAATCATTGCCTGTGGTCATTGATGATAGTCATTGCCAGTGGTCATTGTTGCCAGTGGTCACTGATAACAGTCATTGCCAGTGGTCATTGGTGAAAGTCATTGCCGGTGGTCACTGATGACAGTCATTGTCCTTGGTTACTGATGACAGTCATTGCCCATGCTCACTGATGATAGTCATTGTCCGTGGCCATTGATGACAGTCATTGCCAGTGGTCATTGATGGCAATCATTGCCTGTGGTCATTGATGACAGTCATTGCCAATGGTCATTGATGGCAGTCATTGCCAGTGGTCATTGATGACAGTCATTGCCTGTGGTCATTGATGACAGTCATTGCCAGTGGTCATTGATGACAGTCATTGCCAGTGGTCATTGATGACAGTCATTGCCTGTGGTCATTGATGGCAATCATTGCCTGTGGTCATTGATGACAGTCATTGCCTGTGGTCATTGATGACAGTCATTGCCTGTGGTCATTGATGGTAGTCATTGCCTGTGGTCATTGATGACAGTCATTGCCTGAGGTCATTGATGACAGTCATTACCTGTGGTCATTGATGGCAATCATTGCCTGTGGTCATTGCCAGTGGTCATTGACCgtgtttattgttggtattcATTAACAGCAGTAATTGATGATAACAATGGACAGCGGTTCTGATAGAAGTTATTGGTGGCATTTATTGACGGTAGTTTGTAGTTCGTATGCTATATACTCAATAAATTAAATGGTGAAAAGCATTGTAACAGTACACTAAACTAACTGTGCAGCCAAGATACAAGTTTGAGGCTTTTTATTTAGTGAAACTGACCAAATTTATCTGATATGACCATACACTGGCAAGCCTTtcttgataaataaataaatgattaaaTAGGGACCTAGATGAAATATTTCAGGAAAGTAGCAATCTACAATTATCACAATTAACACTTGAGTTCCAGCTATTGTGCATCTATACACCAGAAATTATTTAAGGATAAAATCttgtaaatttgaaacaatAGATGTAAGGCTTGTTACAATATGTATGCTAATTTCATTGTCTATCAAAATGAGAAATATCAAGACAGAATAGAGATTATGTAGGAGAAAATATTTCTACATCTATGTAACTATTTAATTTATAACAACTAACAACACCATTGTGCCTCATCTGATTAATATCAGATGTACAGACGGTGATATGTCCACCTTTTCTTGTTTAGCCATTCTTGTTGACTGATAGTCACTTTACTACAGCAAAAGTACACGTTTTATTATATGTAGAATTTTCCCAAGTACTAAATTTATGCCAGTGCTATACTACTGACATGACTTGTTCTATTCATTTTCCAGTAAGGTTGGCAAACAGTAACTTCCCAtattaaagcccccactcaattatcagatttatctaatataaatattattgacttgatgaaatattcaatggaaaacaaaagaatgacaaactgttaatgggctattgacacatttACTAATGCgaaaaccagggattgagaagggcgcctttaaataaaaataacaatattatGACACTGCTGTTCAACCCAGTACAGATGacacttttaaattatttttctggtcaTCAACAGAGATATTGACCCAATCTAACCTCACTGCTGTTTGCAGTCATTTTTGACCAAAGCATCTTTGCTGTAAATGACTTTCGGGCATTGTTTACTTGCTCTTCTACGATTGATTTTATTGTTCTGAGATCCACCATTATGATGTACTTTGGCAGTTTTTTCCTGTGGTTCCTCTGAGCTATCATCCATAATATTTGTCTCACTCATTGTCCCTGATTCATTCAACACAGATACAACCTTACACATAGTTACTcgttttgtgattttgttggCATCTTTCGCTTCTAAATCTAGAACTTGATCATCTAAATTGGACTGATTGTCATGGCAACCAAGGTTAATTTCATTTGAATCCTCTTCTTGTTCATTTTTTGCCTTGTTTACTTTCGTCTCCTTGACTTCATCCACTTCAACATCATCGGTGTTGTTTTCAGCTTGTGATTGACAGGTTTCTATCTTCTCATTTCTTATGGATTCCCCAGTACCCTTTTTCTGTCCCTTAATTGGTACCTTTTCAACATTACCTAGGAGTATGGGTTGTTTAGCTCTCTCTTCTATAATTAGAGAAGAAAcaaatgtcattttcattagACCAACCCAGAGAAGTATGTGAAGCATATGTATTTTTACCATCAgcagaaattttccaaaaattattGCATGGTGCATAACATCATGACATTTAAATATTATGGTACATAGAAAATGGCAGCTACTTTCAGTTGTGTTACAGAATTCATCAATAAGTATCTATCACTGTTGCACAGTGACATATCAAAACTTCATGTGAAAGTATTGAACATGAAAGCTTAGAGTATACTATCGTCCACTGCACAAACACTTTGACCACCATACTGCGGTTCAGGGAAGGGTAGTAGGGGTAAATTTGTTATTCCTTTGAACACAACTATAATAGGGATGACTGGGTTATTCCATTGAACACAACTATAATAGGGATGACTGGGTTATTCCATTCATGATTGAACACAATAGGGATGACTGAGATATTCCATTGAACACTACCAACCACTGCATCATAACAAAACTTTTCATACCATTTTCTCCATACTTGGCTTTGAGTTCTTCAAGTTTAAGGTGAAGCCTCATATTTTCtgctctcattttttccattgtaCTTTCTGTCATGTGTAGTTTCTTTTCTGTTTTCCAAATCTTGTCACTATCTTCAATACGTAGCAATCTCTGTGTTTGTAACTCACGTTTTACCTCAGCCATCTCTTTCCTGTCAAATTCATATCATGATGGTCAATCTTTTGAATTCATATGCGGCATGTTACGCACAATGCCAAGAACACAGCGAATGAGTAGAGAGGTGTTATAAGGAACTaaacaaatgtttgaaatggtAGAAAAAGATCTTTCAGCTGTTACTTTTGAATTACGGTAGTCAGGCATTGtatgtttaagcaataaagcacacccggCGACGGTACACTGGTCAAAAAATCGTGGTATACCgttactgggtgtgatttattgctattatatcataacagtatattgaaattctggcaaggaacgacaaaaacagatttttgctcaagctgagagcctgcacgtatgccagccgtggtatatcgccaatataccacagttcttttcGCGTGTCAACCAATcggatcgctgtatttgcgccattaatatactggtatgatataattatgaatattaaatatGGTGCAATGATTTAACATGAGAGAAAGTaagtgataataataatatgaagAAGAATGGTTTATTAATACTTAAAAGTGTGATCAAAGATCAAATTAAAATGAGTTTACAATACCAAAATATAAGAGTGCTCATCATAAGAATAAcaaatcattgtcaatgatatagtccCCACTTGGTTAATGAATTTGCAAACCATTCTTGGCAATGAAGTGATATTGGTCAACGGATATCCGGAAACTGGTGGAGAAAGTGTTGTATTGATATGTAAACGTAGTTGATGTCTAATGAATGAACAAAATTTGTCAGCTAAATTTGAGAAATAGTTGAGAATGCGATCAATGGTTGCAATGTGGTAACGTGAAGTCTGAGTGTTGCTTTGTTATAAATCTAGAATATGGATGGACAGATCTAGAAGTCCCTCACATGGAACATATCTGTaggtattgtaaattttgccaaatttttaccTGGCAATGGAAGCTAAGTTTCACAAGTACATGACTTGAAAGTACTGGACACAAAGGGAAATACAGGGCTGTTAATCATATCTGTCAATGTAACGGCTTTATCAAAAATGGTTTCATATTCAGACCaagattcatcaaatttcatcatcatattACAAGAAATTTCTCTGTACAAAAGGCAGCTAATGTTCTTGTTGTTCACTTTTATTCAATAATGCAATCATAAAAACTAACAAAACtggcatttcacaaaaattgtatACTCCTGAGTTTTTTGAACGGTCATGGTGAAAGTTGGGAAATATCAGAATCAGATTCAGAGTAATTTCCTTGCAAACTTCCAGCACTGACATTTGTTCTTGCGgtcattttttattcaatacaaCGATAACAACAAGACCTGTCATATTGTAGCTCATTTTTAttcattaaaacatttttattcaacaaaaacaaacatggctatctggcagccatattggattatattgCTAAAATGTCCAAATGCAATTTACAGTTCATTGTCCTGGTGCCAAGTTTGTAGATGTtaaatacagaaacaaaataaccatcatgccatattggatcgtatcacaaaacaaatcaacgtgcatatctatgatataGGGAGTAATGCCTGTACAAAGTTGGAATGAAACCGCTCCAGGCACCTCTTAGAAATTTGTGTGAACGGACACGGatgcacagacatgaccaaacctatcaGTCCCCCCCGGACgctgtctgtggggactaaaaaggcaCAAAACTAAAAACAGggcatataaaaaaaataaaaaaaagacacaaaatgtcaaaataatggTACAACACAAAACtggaaattgacaaaaaaggaAATCAACACTGAACAGAAAAAAGGTAAACACACAATGAATGAAACTTAAAATCAATGACAAAAACCAACATTAAACACTAAACACACTGATGGGATAAGTATGCAATTGGTGACAATGAAAAAAGACTGCACTGAGATACAGAGATTCTGATCATTGTCAACATTGTCTGTTGATCAGGTATATTTTGATCAAGAGCCGCCATGAAGTTAATCAGATGGAATGTATGAGTGATATTAGATATGCTAAAGTATTCAACTCTGGTGAACAGAAGTCAAtacacatgaaataaaaataacaatcatAAATCATTGGAGCAAATATTCTATCAATGCATGTACTCAGAATTccacaaatgaattctaataaAAAAGAATTTCCTTTGGTATTTAGAGGCATGTCAGACAACTACCACATCAATTAGCAAATGTGACCTTTGTCTTCATAAAAACCCAATGTGGTGTTTCCATCCTACAGTTTGTGACAACTGGTACTCcagaaaacattaaaattcactccatttgaactttgaaagtctgTTTACTTACTTGGATAATTTTAGTTGTTCTTCAAAGAACTgaatcacatttttcttgtcACCGAGTGTTTCATCTGATAGTTGTTTGTGGAATTCACTTACTTCTTTGTTAACTGCTGTTTCAGCCTGTCAACAGATATGTCAAATGTGAAATCTTTACTCATGAAAAGTTATCTTTCCCTTTTTTTGCAGAGCTACACATGGAATCCTACGGGTAGGCCATCAGCAATATTAAATATACTTTAATAACAATGCCATCTTTAAAAATACTTTCATGACGAACTATCAGTACTATCAATTTAGTGACATCTCCATGTATGCTAcatattgaaatttttcacaGACATTCACTCATATAACTTTGGCTAACATGTGctaaatgaacataaaatagAAGATATTATAAACTGACTGCAGTAAACATGGTAATGTTCAGTTACTTGCAAAACCATACATACCTTGCCATAATATGACCAAAATATTAAATGGTACATGAAAACCTTACATTTGAGTATAAGGCTTTCCGTGTTTATATGTAAATGTGATAGCATGACATATATCAAAGAAAGACACACATCTAAAGCTTTTTATCACATCATCTTCTGATAATTGACATTCTCTTACCTCTAGATGCTCAAAGCTTGTTAATTTTTCTGACAAGACTTTGACCTGTCCTCTACTTTGCATGAGAGCAGCTTGCAGTCTTTGTATTTGTGCATGATCAGCTTGATAGCTACTCATTTGTAACAATGCTGCTATCTGGCCCTGCAAAATAAACaccaaacaacaacacaatcatACATTATCAGCTTGATAGCTACTCATTTGTAACAATGCTGCTATCTGGCCCTGCAAAATAAACgccaaacaacaacacaatcatACATTATCAGCTTGATAGCTACTCATTTGTAACAATGCTGCTATCTGGCCCTGCAAAATAAACaccaaacaaaaacacaatcaCACATTTTCAGTATAagaattatcatcattatcagtACAGTGTTACAAAATGAACTTGTGGATGTTCTTTTTGCCCCACCAGACAATCCATGGATGTTCACAGTTTTCTCAACCAATCTCAATCATCCTGTACAACTGTGGAAtgacaaaaaagtacaaagGAATGTGACCATATGTCATCACTACCACTGTCCCATCCCATCTGACAATACTCCTTTGGTGATGGACACAGGTTAATTTATTGTTATTTGGGCAGACATCTTAGTCTTGATACAAATCTCTCTATGCATTGAGAAACATAACATCATCCGTACAGAGATTCCTACATCATTAACCATAACATTTCCAACTGCAATGATATAAATTTTAGGTAGACATTATGGCAGTTCACTTTGTCCAACATTATGATAAGTCTTGGATACTTACATTGGTTTGGTAAAAAATGTCATTTAGAAACCACTATCTGAttacttttgataatttctaATATGCTGGTCTTTGTAGATTACACTGCttgatatatattgaaatactttttatcatttttggtgcAAAACAAGTTTTGGAAGTCCTTGTTTGCTTGCTCTACCATGAGATTTTGGAGTTCCTGTGGAACAATTCAATTTGTGAAAACAAACCACTTAGGAAATAACTATCCCGTAGTTGATTGTAAAAATACCCATGGTATACTATTTatacattaatattttgttgttttatataAATGACACACCAGCAATGTGTTTGCTATTAGCTGACTTTGTATTTAATATTTACTTAGTTACAATACTGCAAAGGTGAGTGTTAAGCCTCATTACTGAAAATTCAGATTTCCTTATTGGAGCACAAACAGTGATGTCTTTGGTGATTAGATAGGTTTCACTAACCCTGAATTCATTAGACTGAACTATTACAACTGATGCAGTACCAGAATAAATACTCAGTTGCATCAACTAGACTTAATCAACAATCAGTTATCCTGTGTTTCAACTCCCTTTACCATTCTACAATATTTACACTCATATAGAAACAAAGCAGAGCCATTCAAGGTTGATACGGTAAATGAGAAATTTAAATATGCATTCAACAGAATAGCCTGCCTCCAATAATGTGTTTTAATGTTCACTTCTCAATGATATTGTATTTAATTAGCAAATAGGTCTTTTACTGTTATGTATAAAGTTCAGTGCAAGAAATATATGTAGACAATCAGTTAGTCTGTTTTTTCAGGCATGATGGTTTGAGAGCCAACGGTTGAATCATAGATGAAATGTGATCTTTAACTAATTTGACCCTGCAACTACAGATGCCAGCCTACAGAATTTATTGCCAGTAAAGAGAGTTACATCAGGATAGAAAACCATGATGTGATAATTTCAGTAGACTTGTAAGCCATTTCATGCTCATAGTACACATAAATATTGGGAATTTATTCAGCATGATGAAAGCTACAATACTTTTCATTTTCGTCAGTATCATTTTCATTAATGTATCAAC encodes:
- the LOC139134570 gene encoding protein Spindly-like; this translates as MEFDDCDQESQLKWLRDELEAERENVQKAAKIGKHLLEQNEELETRLESMQSDHVSKLQELEQDKYSLSMKLSVKEQIEKTLTGELEQVKESVNNLKEAETYQRQKDTVQARKIQELETKHETLQRESENAGIVEEQLKEKIKYLEDVLEDTKQKLQQKQNVTFDDEELLSLYQENSQLKSEKDSLSLELKHAKDNLQQTIACKVSQEQKIDTLRQEMEELEQQSTSYFNALEKSREEVTDLKVQLDTITMQSVDTNQKGNSLFAEVDDRRRNNEKKLISLKVQHDSLKEQYNIKKQQLLKMKGQIAALLQMSSYQADHAQIQRLQAALMQSRGQVKVLSEKLTSFEHLEAETAVNKEVSEFHKQLSDETLGDKKNVIQFFEEQLKLSKKEMAEVKRELQTQRLLRIEDSDKIWKTEKKLHMTESTMEKMRAENMRLHLKLEELKAKYGENEERAKQPILLGNVEKVPIKGQKKGTGESIRNEKIETCQSQAENNTDDVEVDEVKETKVNKAKNEQEEDSNEINLGCHDNQSNLDDQVLDLEAKDANKITKRVTMCKVVSVLNESGTMSETNIMDDSSEEPQEKTAKVHHNGGSQNNKINRRRASKQCPKVIYSKDALVKNDCKQQ